In Bacillus sp. BGMRC 2118, a genomic segment contains:
- a CDS encoding 3-ketoacyl-ACP reductase, whose protein sequence is MESLKGKVAIVTGAGRGIGRATAIALAKEGVNIGLIGLSMDNLEKVASELTNLGVEVSAASADVSDLEAVTHAVEHIKSDLGAIDILINNAGTAKFGGFLDLSPEEWEQIIRVNVMGVYNVTRAVLPEMIERKTGDIINISSSAGQKGAPVTSAYSSSKFAVLGLTESLMLEVRKHNIRVSALTPSTVATDLALDTNLISENDPNRFMQPEDLAELMVSNLKLNRRVFVKTAGLWSTNP, encoded by the coding sequence ATGGAATCATTAAAAGGAAAAGTTGCCATTGTAACAGGTGCTGGTAGAGGAATTGGTCGAGCTACAGCAATCGCTTTAGCAAAAGAAGGTGTAAATATTGGGTTAATCGGGTTATCTATGGATAATCTTGAGAAAGTTGCATCAGAGTTAACAAATTTAGGTGTTGAAGTATCTGCAGCTTCTGCAGATGTATCAGATTTAGAAGCCGTGACTCATGCAGTTGAGCACATTAAATCAGATTTAGGAGCCATTGATATTTTAATTAACAATGCAGGAACAGCTAAGTTTGGTGGATTTTTAGATTTGTCACCTGAGGAATGGGAGCAAATTATTCGTGTAAATGTAATGGGAGTATATAATGTGACAAGAGCTGTATTACCAGAAATGATTGAGAGAAAAACAGGAGACATTATCAACATTTCGTCATCTGCCGGTCAAAAGGGTGCTCCTGTAACAAGTGCATACAGCTCTTCAAAATTTGCAGTTCTTGGATTAACTGAATCGTTAATGCTCGAAGTCAGGAAGCATAATATTCGTGTAAGTGCATTAACTCCTAGTACAGTAGCGACTGACTTAGCACTTGATACAAATCTAATTAGTGAAAATGATCCTAATCGTTTTATGCAGCCAGAAGATTTAGCAGAGTTAATGGTATCAAACTTGAAACTTAATCGTCGGGTATTTGTAAAGACGGCAGGTTTATGGTCAACGAATCCATAA
- a CDS encoding GNAT family N-acetyltransferase — protein sequence MEEIIRQLKRLGVHILCNHDDILVEIDNYEHVKFYEVDSCLHDLLIKNKEKRILLQCSKAIHEQLPIIQVKMKLTGERILFSKDLIQTGVERVSSFEVWPPFDPKSISFLSKVMNVSEVTALRYLQNMKSELPTQIDQMFTVFRVNDIPLGVVFPHIEPDTNLEGRLFWIGILPIYQGRGYGRALHCLGLERLKHHFYAKTYVGATSSENIPMQKIMTSNGCIQKGTLLTFEYKCE from the coding sequence ATGGAAGAAATCATTCGACAACTTAAAAGGTTAGGTGTACACATACTCTGTAACCATGATGATATTTTAGTAGAGATAGATAATTATGAGCATGTAAAGTTTTATGAAGTGGATAGTTGCTTACATGATTTACTTATAAAGAATAAAGAAAAGAGAATACTCCTGCAATGTTCGAAGGCAATTCATGAACAACTACCTATCATTCAAGTGAAAATGAAACTAACAGGAGAGAGAATACTATTTTCAAAGGACCTAATACAGACAGGAGTAGAGAGGGTTTCGTCCTTTGAGGTGTGGCCACCTTTTGATCCAAAGTCGATATCCTTTTTATCTAAAGTAATGAATGTTTCAGAGGTAACAGCTTTACGATATTTACAAAATATGAAAAGTGAACTTCCAACACAAATAGATCAAATGTTTACGGTTTTCAGGGTAAATGACATTCCGCTAGGTGTTGTGTTTCCCCATATTGAACCAGATACGAATTTAGAAGGACGATTGTTTTGGATAGGTATCCTTCCGATATATCAAGGAAGAGGATATGGTAGAGCCTTACATTGTCTAGGATTAGAACGTTTGAAGCATCATTTTTATGCCAAGACATATGTCGGTGCTACGAGTTCAGAGAATATACCAATGCAAAAAATCATGACGAGTAATGGATGTATACAGAAGGGCACGTTACTGACTTTTGAATACAAGTGTGAGTAG
- a CDS encoding sporulation histidine kinase inhibitor Sda, producing MKFSLLSDELLIESYIKSLDLKFDQQFRDLLLEAIIERNLQELLNNKGA from the coding sequence ATGAAATTTTCATTATTATCTGATGAATTATTAATAGAATCTTACATTAAATCTTTAGACCTTAAATTTGATCAACAGTTTCGTGACTTACTGTTAGAAGCTATTATTGAGAGAAACCTACAAGAGTTACTAAATAACAAAGGGGCTTAA
- a CDS encoding DsbA family oxidoreductase: protein MGKKRLEDALTKTNINVKVEYRSFQLDPTQPKDINMNLSEAIAKKYGISIEQSKANNENLKKMAKEVGLDFQLDTLILTNTFDAHRLTMLAKKHGLMNEMTDRLLHAYYTESKHIGDHQTLVELAKEVGLNEEEVRKMLASDDMAAEVHADQQEASDLGIRSIPFFLINRKYAITGAQPTETFIQAIEEIANQDGPFTEVTDEGITCDENGCEIPNKR from the coding sequence ATCGGCAAAAAGCGTCTGGAAGACGCTCTCACTAAAACAAATATAAATGTGAAGGTAGAATATCGAAGCTTCCAACTAGATCCAACACAACCGAAGGATATTAACATGAACTTAAGCGAAGCCATCGCGAAAAAATATGGAATTAGCATAGAACAATCCAAAGCTAATAATGAAAATTTAAAGAAAATGGCCAAAGAAGTTGGGCTTGATTTTCAGCTTGATACATTGATTCTAACAAATACGTTTGATGCTCATAGATTGACAATGTTGGCGAAAAAGCATGGACTTATGAATGAAATGACTGACCGTTTATTACATGCTTATTATACAGAATCCAAGCACATTGGTGATCACCAAACACTTGTTGAACTGGCAAAGGAAGTTGGATTAAACGAAGAAGAAGTACGAAAAATGCTTGCTAGTGATGATATGGCAGCAGAAGTTCATGCTGATCAACAAGAAGCATCAGATCTGGGTATACGCAGCATTCCATTTTTCCTCATCAATCGTAAATATGCCATCACTGGTGCACAACCGACCGAAACATTTATTCAAGCAATAGAAGAAATTGCTAACCAAGACGGTCCATTTACTGAAGTAACAGATGAAGGTATTACATGTGATGAAAATGGCTGTGAAATTCCTAACAAAAGATAG
- a CDS encoding ATPase, with product MVNVQTEILINCSINKVSEYAMNPDNAPNWYVNIHSAQWQTPKPLKLGSKIAFKANFLNRELAYIYEIVEYIPREKMVMKTAQGPFPMETTYEFYEIESNLTRMTLRNSGFPTGFSKIFAPFMSTMMKKANMKDLQKIKEIVED from the coding sequence ATGGTAAATGTTCAAACTGAGATTTTAATTAACTGTTCAATCAATAAAGTATCAGAGTATGCGATGAACCCTGATAACGCACCTAATTGGTATGTAAATATTCACTCTGCCCAGTGGCAAACTCCAAAGCCCTTAAAATTAGGTTCAAAAATTGCCTTTAAGGCGAATTTTCTTAATCGGGAATTAGCTTATATCTATGAAATTGTTGAGTATATTCCAAGAGAAAAAATGGTGATGAAAACAGCACAAGGACCCTTTCCAATGGAAACAACGTATGAGTTTTATGAAATAGAGTCTAATCTCACAAGAATGACTTTAAGGAACAGCGGATTCCCTACAGGTTTTTCAAAGATTTTTGCTCCATTTATGTCTACGATGATGAAAAAAGCAAACATGAAGGACTTACAGAAGATAAAAGAGATAGTAGAAGATTAA
- a CDS encoding GHKL domain-containing protein yields the protein MLHNIGHVLNQVLLVLFPIWFYHLFLREEGYKNKKFKPKLTIVLIVSLLLTLIFSVPYADHFVYDLKIIPIIIAFLYGSNLSGIIIIVLSGVYKIVIQNGDVPLTIINFVIATALLTVTAKKFKEFSLNGKLISISLIEGIITVTRSIWLIQTDNSEEVLTIIIYSFISWLTILSVVFIFENLHKQIELEYKVQRAETINVVGQLAASVAHEVRNPMTAVRGFLQLMKGSKNLNEAQQRYINISIEELDHSQSILTEFLSLAKPTTTDLHKINLKEDLDNILELMRSYTNFQAISIVASVENDLFIKGDSSEIKQVFVNIIKNSIEAIGKRGKIKVTAYKQSKHVMVEIEDNGQGMSEMQQKYLGTPFYSTKDQGTGVGLSVAYKIIHAMKGSIKVESKIGEGTKFFIQLPIDE from the coding sequence ATGCTACATAATATTGGACATGTTTTAAATCAAGTATTACTTGTACTATTTCCAATTTGGTTTTATCATTTGTTTTTACGAGAAGAAGGGTATAAAAATAAAAAATTTAAACCCAAGCTTACAATTGTGCTAATTGTTTCTCTACTGCTTACCTTAATATTTTCCGTTCCATATGCAGATCATTTTGTGTATGATTTAAAAATTATCCCAATTATTATTGCCTTTTTATATGGTTCTAATTTATCTGGAATTATAATCATAGTCTTATCAGGGGTATATAAAATTGTGATTCAAAACGGAGATGTACCTTTAACTATTATTAATTTTGTGATTGCTACAGCTTTATTAACGGTAACGGCTAAAAAATTCAAAGAATTCTCTCTGAATGGCAAACTTATTTCGATTAGCTTAATAGAAGGGATTATTACTGTTACGAGGTCTATTTGGCTCATACAGACGGATAATTCTGAAGAGGTGTTAACCATTATTATTTACTCTTTTATTTCATGGTTAACTATTTTATCAGTAGTGTTTATTTTTGAAAACTTACATAAACAAATTGAACTGGAATATAAGGTTCAGAGGGCAGAAACGATTAATGTTGTTGGACAGCTTGCAGCTTCTGTTGCCCATGAGGTTCGTAATCCGATGACAGCTGTTCGTGGTTTTTTGCAGTTAATGAAAGGTAGCAAAAATTTAAATGAAGCTCAACAAAGATATATTAATATATCTATCGAGGAGCTTGACCATTCTCAATCAATCTTAACTGAATTTCTCTCTCTAGCCAAGCCTACTACAACAGACTTACATAAGATAAACTTGAAGGAAGATTTAGATAACATTTTGGAATTAATGAGGTCATACACAAACTTTCAAGCAATATCAATTGTTGCTTCAGTGGAGAATGACTTGTTTATTAAGGGAGACAGCTCTGAAATTAAACAGGTATTTGTCAATATCATAAAAAACAGTATTGAAGCAATTGGAAAAAGAGGAAAGATAAAAGTGACGGCCTATAAACAAAGTAAACATGTAATGGTTGAGATTGAAGATAATGGACAAGGAATGTCAGAGATGCAACAAAAATATCTTGGAACTCCATTTTACTCTACGAAGGATCAAGGAACAGGGGTAGGATTATCTGTTGCATACAAAATCATACATGCTATGAAGGGTTCAATTAAGGTTGAAAGTAAGATAGGCGAAGGGACGAAATTTTTCATTCAACTCCCTATTGATGAATAA
- a CDS encoding DUF3934 domain-containing protein: MSKGKGKGGTGRGTGKKGWNRWQSSANKAKSAKPYKSKGVKRPASNNTDES; this comes from the coding sequence ATGAGTAAAGGTAAAGGAAAGGGTGGTACCGGAAGAGGGACAGGCAAAAAAGGATGGAACCGCTGGCAATCCAGTGCAAATAAAGCAAAGAGTGCGAAACCATATAAAAGTAAAGGTGTAAAACGGCCAGCTTCAAACAATACTGACGAGTCTTAG
- a CDS encoding GNAT family N-acetyltransferase has translation MQLIYEVITVNQIEICRDLCNELMAFQKSVAYIKPEIFDNMRFETRLVPSVKNALHNYIVVVKDGDTPVAYMYSTISSKETHSNEFATFFDLQSVRKENVGNLAQFYIKDKYRQHGIGSRLFTMSMDWMSMFEDVEDFFIYVSNGNKNALEFYKQKGFTVSHDILNGFITVLRCHRNELRN, from the coding sequence ATGCAGCTAATCTACGAGGTAATTACCGTAAACCAGATTGAAATATGCAGAGATTTATGTAATGAATTGATGGCATTTCAAAAATCTGTAGCCTATATCAAGCCTGAGATATTTGATAACATGCGTTTTGAAACACGGCTCGTTCCTTCTGTAAAAAATGCATTACATAATTATATCGTCGTTGTAAAAGACGGTGATACTCCAGTTGCCTATATGTATTCTACAATCTCCTCAAAAGAAACACATTCAAATGAGTTCGCAACATTTTTTGATCTCCAATCTGTTAGAAAAGAAAACGTTGGGAACTTAGCACAGTTTTATATTAAAGATAAGTACAGACAACATGGCATTGGATCTCGCTTATTCACCATGTCCATGGATTGGATGAGTATGTTCGAAGACGTGGAAGATTTCTTTATTTACGTATCAAATGGAAACAAAAACGCGCTCGAATTTTACAAACAGAAAGGATTTACTGTAAGTCATGACATATTAAATGGGTTTATCACGGTATTACGTTGTCATAGAAATGAATTGAGGAACTAA
- a CDS encoding YjcZ family sporulation protein, with protein sequence MSHGTGYGAGFALIVVLFILLVIVGSAYVGW encoded by the coding sequence ATGAGTCATGGAACAGGTTATGGCGCAGGATTTGCGTTAATCGTAGTGTTGTTTATTTTATTAGTGATTGTTGGTTCTGCATACGTTGGATGGTAA
- a CDS encoding nitric oxide synthase oxygenase: MLNQHLLKEATEFIQLCYSELNIPDTETQTRLEEITIEIQSKGYYTHTFVELEYGAKVAWRNSNRCIGRLFWDQLVVRDKRHLKSEQEIATAIFEHIDLATNRGKIKPTITIFPQQTTSNQLRIWNHQLIRYAGYETEEGVIGDSHSVPFTNICIKLGWEPKFGPFDVLPIVIQQNHNEPIWFEIEDKYILQVPIRHPFLSWFEDLQLKWYAVPMIADMILEIGGITYTAAPFNGWYMGTEIGARNLADEDRYNMLPRIADLMGLERKSNRSLWKDRALLELNTAVLFSFKEAGVSIVDHHTAAQQFKVFEEQEIEQGRYVTGNWAWLIPPISPATTHIFHKRYNNEKLKPNYLYQSKPY; encoded by the coding sequence ATGTTAAACCAACATTTATTGAAAGAAGCTACAGAATTTATTCAATTATGCTATAGCGAATTAAATATTCCTGATACAGAAACCCAAACAAGGCTAGAAGAAATAACAATAGAAATACAAAGTAAAGGATACTATACACATACATTTGTTGAATTAGAATATGGTGCAAAAGTTGCATGGAGAAATAGTAATCGTTGCATTGGTAGGTTATTCTGGGACCAATTAGTTGTTAGAGATAAAAGGCATTTAAAATCTGAACAAGAAATCGCCACAGCTATATTTGAACATATCGATCTTGCAACTAACAGGGGGAAAATTAAACCTACTATAACGATATTCCCGCAACAAACAACATCAAACCAGTTGAGAATTTGGAATCATCAACTAATCCGATATGCGGGCTATGAGACGGAAGAAGGAGTCATAGGAGATTCACATTCTGTTCCATTTACGAACATCTGTATTAAATTAGGTTGGGAACCAAAGTTTGGACCATTTGACGTACTTCCGATAGTCATTCAACAAAATCATAATGAACCAATATGGTTCGAGATAGAGGACAAGTATATACTACAAGTTCCAATTCGCCATCCTTTTCTCTCGTGGTTTGAGGATTTGCAACTTAAATGGTATGCAGTACCAATGATAGCAGATATGATTCTAGAAATTGGTGGAATTACATATACAGCAGCTCCGTTTAATGGATGGTACATGGGGACAGAAATTGGTGCACGAAATCTTGCAGATGAAGATCGATATAACATGCTACCTCGAATTGCTGATTTAATGGGGCTTGAGCGAAAAAGTAATCGTTCTCTTTGGAAGGACAGAGCGTTACTTGAGTTAAATACTGCTGTACTGTTCTCTTTCAAGGAAGCGGGAGTTAGTATTGTTGATCACCATACAGCTGCACAACAGTTTAAAGTATTTGAGGAACAAGAAATAGAACAAGGTCGATATGTAACTGGAAATTGGGCTTGGCTAATTCCCCCTATTTCTCCTGCAACAACTCATATTTTTCATAAGCGTTATAACAATGAAAAACTAAAACCCAATTATTTATATCAGTCAAAACCCTATTAA
- a CDS encoding ABC-F family ATP-binding cassette domain-containing protein codes for MLLQLTNITKEYNERKILQSAELLIHRQEKIGIVGENGCGKSTLAKIITGELIQDSGDIRPLPDTLNIAYLPQSIFDTIDMTTLSNEERENLSKIGVPSKLEYSSGEKMKIAIAKVWSTNPELVILDEPTNHLDREGVEWLIKEIQQFKGTVMVISHDRYFLDQTVTKIIEINSGEIHEYHGNYSVYKEEKKIRENIQFHHYESQVKVVRQIEEQIQSLRQWSNEAHEKAGKGGTRSENRQLGLREFERKKAKKRDQQTKSMMKRLTKEKEQITLLKPKEETTVHFQFNHHKKQGKAIIQAINLAFGYGGEKLVENSSFYINHGERIGLIGKNGSGKTSFIRALTGTLPIAEGELWKSSSSKIGYLSQTHEWGSIKGTVLEHIGCNGIDELASIRTMLVNIGLPRDMHHSDMETLSFGERIRVELVKMITESYDLLILDEPTNHLDIKSREMLEETLTSFKGTLLIVSHDQYFMDKMCNKILVLEQNMLTRYELSLKEYVNRDAHLTEINEELLRIQNRMNYVLGKLSIISPASGEYLELDQEFQSLLIRKKELSM; via the coding sequence ATGCTATTACAATTAACAAACATTACGAAAGAATATAATGAACGTAAAATCTTACAAAGTGCAGAACTGTTAATCCATAGACAAGAAAAAATAGGTATAGTTGGAGAAAATGGGTGTGGAAAGAGCACACTTGCCAAGATTATTACGGGAGAACTTATACAGGATAGTGGAGATATTCGGCCACTACCAGATACACTAAATATTGCGTATTTGCCTCAATCCATATTTGACACAATAGATATGACAACACTGTCTAACGAGGAACGGGAAAACCTAAGTAAAATTGGAGTGCCAAGTAAACTTGAATATAGTAGTGGAGAGAAGATGAAAATCGCAATTGCAAAAGTATGGTCTACAAATCCTGAGCTCGTCATTCTAGATGAACCGACAAATCATTTGGATCGAGAAGGTGTAGAGTGGTTAATAAAGGAGATTCAGCAATTCAAAGGAACTGTTATGGTTATATCCCATGATCGATATTTTCTAGATCAAACGGTAACAAAAATTATAGAAATAAACTCGGGTGAAATACATGAATATCATGGTAATTACTCGGTATACAAGGAAGAGAAAAAAATAAGGGAAAACATTCAGTTTCATCATTATGAATCTCAAGTTAAGGTTGTTCGTCAAATAGAAGAACAGATTCAATCATTACGTCAATGGTCAAATGAAGCACATGAGAAAGCTGGGAAAGGTGGAACAAGGTCTGAAAACAGACAACTAGGATTACGAGAGTTCGAGAGGAAAAAAGCGAAAAAAAGAGATCAACAAACAAAGTCTATGATGAAGCGTTTAACGAAGGAAAAGGAACAAATAACATTGCTGAAGCCAAAAGAAGAAACGACTGTACATTTCCAGTTCAATCATCATAAAAAACAAGGAAAGGCGATAATTCAGGCAATAAACTTAGCGTTTGGATATGGGGGGGAGAAATTAGTAGAGAATAGTAGTTTTTATATCAATCATGGAGAACGGATTGGCCTTATCGGTAAAAACGGTTCAGGAAAAACATCCTTCATAAGAGCGTTAACCGGAACGTTGCCAATCGCAGAAGGAGAATTATGGAAAAGTTCTTCGAGTAAAATTGGCTATCTTTCTCAAACTCACGAATGGGGCAGTATAAAAGGTACTGTGTTGGAACATATCGGATGTAACGGTATAGATGAGCTTGCAAGTATTCGAACAATGCTAGTTAATATTGGATTGCCACGGGACATGCATCATAGCGATATGGAAACGTTAAGTTTTGGGGAGAGAATTCGTGTCGAGCTTGTAAAAATGATTACAGAAAGCTATGACCTTTTAATTTTGGATGAACCAACAAATCATTTAGATATTAAAAGCAGGGAAATGCTCGAGGAAACGCTCACATCGTTTAAAGGAACGTTATTAATCGTGTCACATGATCAGTATTTTATGGATAAGATGTGTAACAAAATCTTAGTACTTGAACAAAACATGTTAACTCGTTATGAATTGAGCTTGAAGGAATACGTAAATCGTGATGCACATCTAACGGAAATAAATGAAGAATTATTACGCATTCAAAACAGAATGAACTATGTACTTGGGAAATTATCAATCATTTCTCCAGCAAGTGGCGAATATTTGGAATTAGATCAAGAGTTTCAATCATTACTAATTCGAAAAAAGGAACTGTCAATGTAG
- a CDS encoding PhzF family phenazine biosynthesis protein, whose translation MECKVYTLNAFTKNFKGGNPAGVVLQGDLLADEQMQNISRKVGFSETAFIQNSSVADYKVRYFTPVEEVDLCGHATIAAFQIIREIVGREGNYKIETKAGILEVVIESESIYLSQALPTFDPVTDLKEILQSLSIRDTELNLDLPIEIVSTGLRDIMIPIRTKEILHSIQPNFQEIATISKKYNVIGYHLFTLDNEAATASCRNFAPLYDIPEESATGTSNGALTCYLHKHKNIGSGEYVFVQGEEMNQTSQIFTRLEVNVHGEVEKIEVGGKTGRIQIQLVEL comes from the coding sequence ATGGAATGTAAGGTCTATACCCTCAATGCATTTACGAAGAATTTTAAAGGTGGTAACCCTGCAGGTGTCGTGCTGCAAGGTGACCTATTAGCAGATGAACAAATGCAAAACATCTCCAGAAAAGTTGGGTTTTCCGAGACCGCATTTATCCAGAATTCAAGTGTAGCAGATTACAAGGTTCGATATTTCACACCGGTAGAGGAAGTAGATCTATGTGGACATGCAACAATAGCAGCTTTCCAAATTATAAGAGAGATAGTCGGTAGGGAAGGGAATTATAAGATTGAGACAAAAGCAGGAATTCTTGAGGTGGTGATAGAATCAGAGTCTATTTATCTTTCCCAGGCATTGCCTACGTTTGATCCAGTAACTGATTTGAAAGAAATCTTGCAATCGCTTTCGATAAGAGATACAGAATTGAACCTTGATCTTCCTATAGAAATTGTATCAACAGGGCTTCGTGATATCATGATTCCTATAAGAACAAAGGAAATATTACATTCCATTCAACCAAATTTTCAGGAGATTGCTACTATTAGTAAAAAGTACAATGTGATTGGTTATCATTTGTTTACACTAGATAATGAGGCAGCTACGGCAAGTTGTCGTAATTTTGCTCCTTTGTATGACATTCCTGAAGAAAGCGCAACAGGTACTTCTAATGGAGCACTTACTTGTTACTTACATAAACATAAAAATATTGGTAGTGGTGAGTATGTGTTTGTTCAAGGCGAAGAGATGAATCAGACTTCACAAATCTTTACTAGATTAGAAGTCAATGTACACGGTGAAGTGGAAAAGATTGAAGTTGGAGGAAAAACAGGTCGTATTCAAATCCAACTTGTCGAGCTTTAG
- a CDS encoding phosphoribulokinase has translation MDQLLVEVANFIRSYNNNQIIVGISGHGASGKTTFAQKLLKLLKLDNENYINTDTYIIGSDLRKYTTIEYEYNNELHQDKMTACHPAAHHRFALERDIKMIRSGLDIYTIETNYTTSTFIPSSKKIYMIEGMTVAFTDPSLYDVKIYFHTDGDTELIRRSIRDVSERGTDIEYLRKSHEERRIQYELFMHPYHENFDIVIKNSNEEYEIERNKFFTM, from the coding sequence ATGGATCAGTTACTGGTTGAAGTAGCAAATTTCATTCGAAGTTATAACAATAATCAGATAATAGTAGGTATTTCAGGTCACGGTGCATCTGGCAAAACGACGTTTGCTCAAAAGTTATTAAAGCTGTTGAAGTTGGACAATGAGAATTATATAAACACAGATACATATATAATTGGTTCAGATTTAAGGAAGTACACAACGATTGAATATGAATATAATAATGAACTTCATCAAGATAAGATGACTGCGTGTCATCCTGCTGCTCATCATCGCTTTGCTTTAGAGAGAGATATCAAAATGATACGAAGCGGGTTAGACATCTATACAATAGAAACGAATTATACGACGAGCACATTCATCCCTTCGAGTAAGAAAATTTATATGATAGAAGGAATGACTGTTGCTTTCACAGATCCCAGTTTGTATGATGTAAAGATTTACTTTCATACAGATGGAGACACTGAATTAATTAGACGTAGTATACGTGATGTGTCAGAGAGGGGAACAGACATTGAATACCTAAGAAAGTCTCATGAGGAACGTAGGATCCAATATGAGTTGTTTATGCATCCTTATCATGAGAATTTTGATATTGTGATTAAAAATAGTAATGAGGAATATGAGATAGAAAGAAATAAGTTTTTTACTATGTAA
- a CDS encoding YjcZ family sporulation protein — MYGCGYSAPVYGGGDNTFVLIVVLFILLIIVGATLV; from the coding sequence ATGTACGGTTGTGGTTATTCAGCTCCAGTATATGGTGGCGGTGACAATACGTTTGTGTTAATCGTTGTGCTTTTCATTTTATTAATTATTGTTGGTGCAACGTTAGTTTAA